GGAGCACTAAACCTAGAATAGAGTGACGAGCAGGCAATCTTGTCCTCACTGTATTTGTCTGCATGATCCTGAAGCAAACTGTCTTGCTGAAATTCTGCAGAGAACACAGAGGTCAAACTCTGGTTCCATTTTTGGGAAATGGCTAAAGGGTTGGTGGCTTAGTCAATGGGtggcgcttaaaggggttgtcccatgaaaaatattctacagtttgcaAACCAgatagttttgtaattgcatgtaattaaaaattttgcatagccactaagctattcaataaaatctatctgtacagcgccacctgctgtttatttttttattatttctttgtcccgctcactgagatggccgcacatgctcagttttatccttcaactgcctcctgagctgtgatagggagaccatggacacgccccctgtgctctgatagggagagctgagaaacgccccctgagctgtgatagggagagctgagacacaccctctgagctgtgatagggagagctgagacacgccccctgagctgtgatagggagagctgagacacgcctcctgagctgtgaaagggagagctgagacaagtcccctgagctgtgatagggagagctgagacacgcctcctgagctgtgataaggagatctgagacacgccccctgagctgtgatagggagagctgagacacgcctcctgagctgtgatagggagagctgagacacgcctcctgagatgtgatagggagagctgagacatgtctcctgagctgtgataaggagatttgagacacgcctcctgagctgtgatagggagagctgagacacgcctcttgagctgtgatacggagagctgagacacgcctcctgagctgtgatagggagagagctccagcagaatagacacatcccctgagcagcagcagaatagatacgcccctgagctgtcagcttgatataaatctagcaaagcaatgaatgaggagatctctggatccatgtgaggtgcagggctggttctggcttggttagaaagagcttgtcatgtactgtatgatatttttacattaattatgggataacccttttaagtgaggacatgctgggatttttttaaatgactaTACATGTTTTGAGTTTAGTATTTTACTCTATGTCTCTGCAGGGGATTGGCAGCTCTGTGTCAGAAAATCTGAGCACTGACCCCCTATAGAGACATACTAAGAAGAGAATCAGCACATAAGGCTGGACCTAAACTCTGTGAAGGCTTATTCATATGCGGCAgtttttttactatatttttgGAGAACTGTGTAAAAACCGcagcatgtgaatgagccctaaggagcCTGTTCTGCCTCTGGTGTTTGCCTGTATAGATCTTGCAGGGAAGTGGTTTGATTGTTGCTGTGGTGTTGACTTTTGGGCTCTTCATCCTATAAATCGATCTCCGTGCTTTATCAATGGAGCTGATAAAAAATCATTTGGCGCTGATGGTGTTGcccgtagagaaagttaatatgtTAATAGGTGAAGGTAAGATAAATGACGTTGTCCACCTCCAGATAGGGACAGTTCACAAGGACATTGGAGGAATGTGCTGTCACTAATGGTGACATTAGGACATTCCTCGCTGTTACCAGACAgcggcaattttttttcttttatttttgagGTGGGATGGGGGGTTTGTCAGGGCAATATTAGACACTGGATGTGACAAAGAACAATAGGCGGCGCAGGTGCCAAATAGTGTTCCACCTTTTCAGATCCCTGCCAGGACATTGTGGGCAGAGATGATGACGGGTGAGGCGGGATGGATCTGGATGGATGTCGGCACAGATAGAAATAAACAAGCCCCAGCCCTTCACGGAAGGTTTCAATAGGGGCTGACTGGTAAACATGGACTTATTACTTATAAACCGCTCTGCCCATGAAAATCACAGACGGCAGCAGAAAATAGGGCCACACACCAGCCTGACAGCGTGGGAGGTTTTTATTGTGGCCCCATTAAGTCTGTACAGGTTTAGTCAGACCctgagggctcattcacacgaccgtatggcttttttagtgttttgcgggccgttttttccccggatccgtttttaatttcagtagtgtttccgtttccattccgtttttccgtatggcatatacagtatacagaaattgcagagaaaaaattgggctgggcataaaattttcaatagatggttccgcaaaaacagaatgcacattcCGTATgtgctccgtttttttttttttcccggacccattgacttgaatagagccatagaacgtgatttgcgggcaataataggacatgttctatcgttcaatggaacggaaaaactgaatgcatacggagtacattccgttttttttcgtaaccattgaaatgaatggttctgtatatggaacgcaaaaaaactttcgtgtgaacaagccctaagggtgGAGGACTATATGGCAGGGAAGGTTTTAGGACATGACCTGTAAATCACAGCACTTGTTTTcaagatagatatgaaatagatagatagatagatagatagatagatagatagatagatagatagatagatatgagatagatagatatgagagataaatagatagatagatagatagatagatagatagatagatattagatagataattagatagatagatagatagatagatagatagatagatatgagagataagatagatagatagatagatagatagatagatagatagatagatagatattagatagataattagatagatagatagatagatagatagatatgagagataaatagatagatagatagatagatagatagatagatatgagatagatagatagataatagatagatagatagatattagatagataattagatagatagatagatagatagatagatagatagatagaagatagatatgagagataaatagatagatagatagatagatagatagaagatagatatgagagataaatagatagatagatagatagatagatagatagatagatattagatagataatagatagatagatagataatagatagatagataatagatagatagatagatagatagatagatagatagatagatagataatagatagatatgagatagatacagacAGTATATTACCACTAATATGTAAGGATATAAATTGTAGATAAAatattaacagtagaaattataaagtagaataaataataataaataattcatATAGAAATAATCTATATCCACCAGGGATGATGCAGGGATATAATTTTGTTATTTTGATTTCCCGCTGACATTTAATGATTTTATATCCTAAAGTCAGACTCACCAGCACTGGGAAGGAGATGCGACTGGTGTGTACTGGTGTGTACTGGTGTGTACTGGTGCAGGTGACAGGACACAGCAGAGCTGGAGCGTCGCTGCAATGTACTGACCCCCTGCCCTCTTCTCTGTGTTTCCCAGCCGCATTCATCTCGGCTGTGCCACCTATACACACACTCCAGAAGTGTCGCACCCGCCGCATGTTTCCAGTGTAACCCCCAGTACTGAGCGGTTTCTTGGCATCTGCTCCTGCGCCTTTTGGGAATTTAGAGCAAAAACTAATGTTTAGACTAAAGTCATATGCAAAGTAATAAGGGATGACTGACAAGTGCACCGAGGGTGACATGGGTGCACTTACTGGAGTGGTCCAGCATCTGCAGCTATTCTTCTCTGGTATCGGCCAgagataataataatactaataataatcataataataaataataataaataattatgatgataataataaataataataataataataatctaacaCTTGGCTAGAAGAATCCGCATCCTGATGATCAGCACTGCTCCTTTATAAGGgttactggccctttaaatgcctTAACTCTGTCTCCTCATTATAATACATGTCAGGGAAATTCATTCTAGAGAACACAAACCTGTGGCTGTCCAGCTGCTGGGATGAGCcacactgggagttgtagttcctattccagtttttcactttattttacttcttacaaataatttaacaaaataatcatattttttttaaaaagtgttaaaaaaaaaccatcaagcaaacagatgcagcagagctgggaTTGTCATTAACCGTTTGCTAGGTTTTCCATGCAAACCAAACAGGAGGAATACCATCCAGTACTTCTAGGCACTACACccaatcagctctgctacatctgtaaccgTTTCAGTCACCTCTCCTCTGTCCTATTTATTCGTTTTATACTATTTTAATTATTGCTTATTTGGTTTACGTTCGATGCGTTTGttatcacagcaaaccgcagtaATGCCGCACACACCGAGCAGCCCCTTCACATTCGTTAGGATTCCGATGTTTTTAGCTGAAGACTTTAGATGTGATATAATAACACATGaaataatacataaaaatattacAGTATATAAAGCAATATAACAAGAGCACATTGTGTACTGCAAAAGATGTGATataataatacataaaataataagatataataataatacaggaaaATAGAATAGTATATAAAGCAAAAGGACATTGTGTACTGCAAAAGATGTGATATAataatacatgcaattataaaagtatagaAAGCAATATAATATGAAGACTTTATGTAAAGTTTAAGATGTGATAAAATAATGCATGAAATAAtaagatataataataataataatacaggaaaATATAATAGTATATAAAGCAAGAGGGCATTGTGTACTGCAAAAGATGTGATATAATAATACATCAATGTAAAAGTACATGAAGTCATAGAATATGAAGACTGTACGGTTTAAGATGTTCTTCTATCATAATACATCATATAATAATACATAAAAAAGGCTGTCACGTAACATAACAAAATAATGCAAAATAATATCCTACAATAGAACAGAATATAATAGAACACAATGCACATATAGATGACAATCTAATAAAACGCATGTACAGAACTAGTCCTCCTCGGATTATGGGATCCGTGTACAGAGACGCAGGGTTGGAGAAGATCTGTGATCCTTCTGTGCTGGGGGCAGGTGGAGCCCCCGCCAGTTGTATATTCCGGATTATTGGGGGTCTCTATCCGGTACCTGATGATTGTACATTGTGCGGTGCAGGAGGCTGGGGCTTTGTACTTCTACCAGCTGTTTCCACGTTTCTTTGAGAGTTTTCTGTCCGTCTGATCCAGCAGGGATTGGgattacttttccatcatccatgCCTTGCAGTCACTGTGGATTCGTTAgcagcccctccccctcccccgggCACACTGCTCCCATCATGTATGTCACTGGCATTTTATTTTACAGCAAAAAAACAAATTATCAACTATaagaaaaatcatatttttcGTTTAAGCTTCTGTTATAAAAAATGGCAACAAATGTGCAGAGTGCAGTCCTGATAGTAATAATGTCATTCATctatatcatctatctcatatctattatatgttctatctatctcatatctatctttttatctaatatatatctaattatctatccatTTAATATCTATCATATGTTTTATCTATCTAatcatctatcttctatctatttatctcatatatgtatatatctaattatctatccatTTAATATCTATCATATGTTTTATCTATCTAatcatctatcttctatctatctatctctatttatctatctatctgtatctatctatccatccatttaaTATCTATCATatgttctatctatctaatcatctatcttctatctatttatctcatatatatatatatatatatatatatatatatatatatatataattatctatctatctatctatctatctatcatctatctatgcaTCCATttaatatctatctttctatctatctgatatctattatctatctatatgatATCTATTATGTatgtatctatccatccatctaataTTTATGtcatatctaattatctatctgatgttatctatctatctattatgtatccatctatctcatatctatctttttTAATCTAATTATCTATTATATATgtcctatctatctaatctatccatCCATTTAATATCTATATGATATctactatgtatctatctatctatctatctatccatctaatatctatatctatctatctatctatctcatatctatctatctatctatctatctatctcatatctatctatctatccatctaatatctatatctatctaattatctatctgctgttatctatctctatatctctctcttatttcatatctatctatttctctatctatctatatatagtatgtatctctctctatctatcataGATGTACATGACACATTGTATCAGGTGGGACAGAGCTGACCACACCAGACCCTGGTGACCAGGAGGAAGCCTGACTGTCCACCAGAAATGGGGGTAGTTGCCAGCACTCCGTGGTCAGGCTCTGCTCCTGTCCCCAGGTCCCGCTGTCACTGCTGGAGCTTCTCCTCCCCCAAAATTGACACAGGCGAGAAATGCTCCTAACGATGGTGATGATGGGTTTCTGAGGTTTTGCTGCCCCCTCTGTGCAAAACGTGGAATTACAACACTGGCTTTTTGAGTGTGACTTCTAACGTGCGGACTGTGCAGATATTACAGATATTACAGACCTGCTCAGGACTAATAGCCCGTGTATACAGAGGAACTACTCACCGGTGCAGAGTATATAGCACTGGGTATATGTGATGCTGAATAATAATCTACATGCACAGTATATACAAATTCAGAAGGGGCAGGATCTCTGCAGCCTACAGATGCTTTCTACTGCAGCTAGATAACAGAGCAGAGGACAACTTCTCTGCAGATAGCACAGAGCTCAGGACAACTTCTCTGCTTCCTACTGCAGATAGCACAGAGCTCAGGACAACTTCTCTGCAGATAGCAGAGCTCAGGACAACTTCTCTGCTTCCTACTGCAGATAGCACAGAGCTCAGGACAACTTCTCTGCTTTCTCCAACAGATAGCACAGAGCTCAGTACAACTAATCTGCTTTCTTCTGCAGATAGCACAGAGCTCAGTACAACTTCCCTGATTTCTTCTGCAGATAGCACAGAGCTCAGTACAACTTCTCTGCTTTCTTCTGCAGATAGCACAGAGCTCAGTACAACTTCCCTGATTTCTTCTGCAGATAGCACAGAGCTCAGTACAACTTCTCTGCTTTCTTCTGCAGATAGCACAGAGCTCAGTACAACTTCCCTGATTTCTTCTGCAGATAGCACAGAGCTCAGTACAACTTCTCTGCTTCCTACTGCAGATAGCACAGAGCTCAGTACAACTTCTCTGCTTTCTTCTGCAGATAGCACAGAGCTCAGTACAACATCTCTGCTTTCTTCTGCAGATAGCACAGAGCTCAGTACAACTTCTCTGCTTTCTTCTGCAGATAGAACAGAGCTCAGTACAACTTCTCTGCTTTATTCTGCAGATAGCACAGAGCTCAGGACAACTTCTCTGCTTTCTCCAACAGATAGAACAGAGCTCAGGACAACTTCTCTGCTTTCTCCAACAGATAGAACAGAGCTCAGTACAACTTCTCTGCTTCCTACTGCAGATAGAACAGAGCTCAGTACAACTTCTCTGCTTCCTACCGCAGATAGAACAGAGCTCAGTATAACTTCTGTGCTTTCTTCTGCAGATAACACAGAGCTCAGGACAACTTCTCTGCTTTCTCCAACAGATAGAACAGAGCTCAGTACAACTTCTCTGATTTCTCCAACAGATAGAACAGAGCTCAGGACAACTTCTCTGCTTTCTACTACAGCTAAATAACACAGAGCAGAGCACAAGTTCTCTACTTTCTCCAGCAGATACTACAGATCTCAGGAGTCAGGACAACTTCTCTGCTTTTTTCTGCAGATAACACAGAGCTCAGGACAACTTCTCTACTTTCTACTACATCTAGATAACACAGAGCAGAGCACAACTTCTCTACTTTCTCCAGCAGATACTACAGAGCTCAGTACAACTTCTCTACTTTCTCCAGCAGATACTACAGAGCTCAGTACAACTTCTCTGCTTTCTTCTGCAGATAGCACAGAGCTCAGGACAACTTCTCTGCTTTCTCCAACAGATAGAACAGAGCTCAGGACAACTTCTCTGCTTTCTCCAACAGATAGAACAGAGCTCAGTACAACTTCTCTGCTTCCTACTGCAGATAGAACAGAGCTCAGTACAACTTCTCTGCTTCCTACCGCAGATAGAACAGAGCTCAGTATAACTTCTGTGCTTTCTTCTGCAGATAACACAGAGCTCAGGACAACTTCTCTGCTTTCTCCAACAGATAGAACAGAGCTCAGTACAACTTCTCTGATTTCTCCAACAGATAGAACAGAGCTCAGGACAACTTCTCTGCTTTCTACTACAGCTAAATAACACAGAGCAGAGCACAAGTTCTCTACTTTCTCCAGCAGATACTACAGATCTCAGTACAACTTCTCTGCTTTTTTCTGCAGATAACACAGAGCTCAGGACAACTTCTCTACTTTCTACTACATCTAGATAACACAGAGCAGAGCACAACTTCTCTACTTTCTCCAGCAGATACTACAGAGCTCAGTACAACTTCTCTACTTTCTCCAGCAGATACTACAGAGCTCAGTACAACTTCTCTGCTTTCTTCTGCAGATAGCACAGAGCTCAGGACAACTTCTCTGCTTTCTACTACATCTAGATAACACAGAGCAGCGCACAACTTCTCTACTTTCTCCAGCAGATACTACAGATCTCAGGACAACTTCTCTGCATTTAGATAGCACAGAGCTCAGGTCAACTTCTCTGCTTTCTTCTGCAGATAACACAGAGCTCAGGACAACTTCTCTGCATTTAGATAGCACAGAGCTCAGTACAACTTCTCTACTTTCTTCTGCAGATATCACAGAGCTCAGGACAACTTCTCTGCTTTCTACAGCAGATATCACAGAGCTCAGGACAACTTCTCTGCTTTCTACAGCAGTTAGCACAGAGCTCAGTACAACTTCTCTGCTTTCTTCTGCAGATAGCACAGAGCTCAGGACAACTTCTCTGCTTTCTTCTGCAGATAGCACAGAGCTCAGTACAACTTCTCTGCTTCCTACTGCAGATAGCACAGAGCTCAGGACAACTTCTCTGCTTTCTTCTGCAGATAGCACAGAGCTCAGGACAACTTCTCTGCTTTCTACAGCAGTTAGCACTGAGTTAAACACAACTTCTCTACTTTTTTCTGCAGATAGCACAGAGCTCATTACAACTTCTCTGCTTTCTTCTGCAGATAGCACAGAGCTCAGGACATCTTCTCTGCTTTCTACAGCAGTTAGCACTGAGTTAAACACAACTTCTCTACTTTTTTCTGCAGATAGCACAGAGCTCAGGACAACTTCTCTGCTTTTTTCTGCAGATAGCACAGAGCTCAGGACAACTTCTCTGCTTTCTTCTGCAGATAGCACAGAGCTCAGGACAACTTCTCTGCTTTCTTCTGCAGATAGCACAGAGCTCAGTACAACTTCTCTGCTTTCTTCTGCAGATAGCACAGAGCTCAGTACAACTTCTCTGCTTCCTACTGCAGATAGCACAGAGCTCAGGACAACTTCTCTGCTTTCTTCTGCAGATAGCACAGAGCTCAGGACAACTTCTCTGCTTTCTACAGCAGTTAGCACTGAGTTAAACACAACTTCTCTGCTTCTTCCTCTCAATCTCTTCATATTTTTTCTTCTGTTCTAGAACAGGCTCAGACTCAGCCCACAGTGAGTGCTGCCTCCAGACCCTCCTCTTGCAGCCCTTggattggctgcagggcagtgAAGTGCTGCTATTTATTCCAGCCTTGCCTACTCTTACAAAGCAGACTTACAAGTTGACTTGGCATTTGGGCTCCTGAGCTGAGCGGGGAAACTTGAGCtcagaagtctctccaggagcttGGAAAACCCTCCATTCCCATATGGTTCTTGATTTACTTTGCAAGAGACTTTGAGCACCCAGAGTCCACCCTTAGAGAGGGCTGAGCTGCAGCCTCCTCTGCCTCCACATTTGATTTCATTCTTGCCATCAGCCTCTGCCCAGTTTTGCGCATGAATCTCTTGGATCCCTTCATGAAGATGACAGAAGAGCAAGAAAAGTGCCTGTCTGGGGCCCCAAGCCCTTCCATGTCTGAGGACTCTGCTGGCTCCCCTTGCCCCTCTGGCTCAGGCTCAGATACTGAGAACACCAGACCTCAAGAGAACACTTTCCCCAAAGGGGATCCTGACATGAAGAAGGAAACAGAGGATGAAAAGTTCCCTGTCTGCATCAGAGAGGCGGTCAGCCAGGTGCTGAAGGGATATGACTGGACCCTGGTGCCCATGCCAGTCAGGGTGAATGGATCCAGCAAGAACAAACCCCACGTCAAGAGGCCAATGAATGCCTTCATGGTGTGGGCACAGGCTGCCAGGAGGAAGCTTGCGGATCAGTACCCACATCTTCACAATGCAGAACTCAGCAAGACCCTGGGCAAGCTCTGGAGGTAAGTGCCCGCTCCTCACATTCTTTATGGCAATCATATCAAGTTGGCATCCTTGCATTGTGGATGgcgttgatttaatttttttgtagttAGAGCCATTTGGGAATTTCTGCGCTTTTGGTACTGATATGCTTGGAGTAGTTGTCTTGCAAGTTGCTCAGTCAGTAGGTCTGTGGTTGGTTTTCCCCTCTCCTATAAAGTGGTTGCATATGTCGCAGGGTATTTTGCGCTGGCTTTCTGCTGCACAGGGCATTGGATGTCTCTGTGATCCCTGCAGTCAGGCACGTAGGATGCCtatccagaccccccccccccccccccccaagtgtctttcttttggagggacagtcccttttTGCTCCTTAAAATCTCCCTCTTTTGGATGTGAAGTATAGCTTTGCAttatttattacatttacaaATATTGACCCAAAAATGGGTTGCCATCAGTGCACTAGAGTCCACCCACCTTTTAGATTATTTCATGCAGTTTGGATCtcagaaatttctatattcagatcaTTATTGCACTACTGTGTAGAAGAAAGCTACTTAACCATAAGTGTCCCCTCTTTGACTgtccaaaaatgtattttccatGCCTGTTACTGTGCATTTCTATGGACGCTTAGTTGCATTTAACCCCTGCTGGGGCGGTTGAGTAGTTCTGGCTGCTGGAGGGCTCAGGTCAggtggatgctttttttttttttttttttttgtaaaggaaTGAGTCCAGCCACTTCAAAGGACTGGTCCTTACATTTATCTGATGGCTGGGGGGGTTTCCTGCAATATTGGATCCAAGCATTTAGAAGGCTACCCACTGGTTTCTTGCAGATGAGGATTACTGGATTGTGTTTGGTGTGCATGGGATTGGGATCCCAACCTGCAGTCAGTGCAGCCCCCATTGAGTTCAATCTAGTCCTAATCTATGAAGTCAGGTCTGCATTTGAGGGAAAACTCATTGCCTTCCTTTTGTAATGTAATCTGAGTTATAAATCTGTGCATGGAACTATAATAGCGCCATGTACCCTATAGTATTAGTGTAATATAGAATGACATAAAGTGCAATATAATAATGTGATAGAGCATAATGTGCAAGGAAATCATGAGTAATATAAAAGTaatagaaataaaataatgtcAGCTAGCATAATAATATATTGTAATAATGTGTATAGGGATATAATAATgttatataacactatatatatTGTAATAATGTGTAATAAAATAGTATAGGAATAAAACAATGTCAGCTAGCATAATAATATACTGTAAGAAAGTGTATAGGGATATAATAatgttatataatataatatatcatGTAATAATGTGTAATATAATAGTATAGGAATAAAATAATGTCCTCTAGCATAATAATATACTGTAATAATGTGCAATAGAATAGTATAGTGATATAATAATGTTATATAACATAATATATAATGTAATATTGTGTAATATATATTATAGGAATATACTAATGTCATAAAGCATGATATATAATGTCATAATGTGTAATATAGTATAGGAATATGCTATgaatatagtataatataatagtATAGGAATATACTATGAATATAGTGTAATATGATAGTATAGGATGAATATAGTGTAATATAATAGTATAGGAATATAGTATTGATATATAATAATGTACAATATAATATAGGGATATAGTAATGTCATATAGCACGATGtataatgcaatgatgtggaataTAGCATCTGAATATAATGTCATATAGCATGATATGTACTAATATTTAGTATGATCATACAGTAGAAGGTCATGTAGCATGGTATATAACATAGTGTAATATAATCTGCATTAGCTGTAGATGCGTATTCACAGTGGCACTTTGCTGACATGATACTGCACGCTCTATAGTGATATATATCCTTCTCTTGACCTCATCTAGGCTGCTGAATGAGAGCGAGAAGCGTCCTTTTGTTGAAGAAGCTGAGAGACTGAGAATCCAGCACAAGAAGGACCATCCggactacaagtaccagccaCGACGAAGAAAGTCGGTCAAGAACGGTCAGGCTGAGCAAGAGGACGGTTCCGAGCAGACCCACATCTCACCCAATGCCATCTTCAAGGCTCTGCAGGCTGACTCCCCACATTCCGCCTCCAGCATGAGCGAGGTGCACTCCCCAGGGGAGCACTCAGGTAAGCCCAGCAGACGTCCCTAACATATACGGGTTGGCATTAGATGACATTATTGCATGGCACAATCCAGAGCATTGGGCACGTGCTGCGTGCTGCCAGGTGGCGGAGGCTGTTGCACCTCTGATCTGCCCTGCTGGTAGTCCGCACCTTCTGCCCAGCATCTGTTCAGTCAAAGTCACTGTACAGATCCGCAGTTAATGATTAGTAGTGTTATCACTGGGGTTTTATGGCATCTGCTTGGAGGAGACTCTTGTGGGCTTTGAGGAGCTGAGATATAAGATAGCCTACTACTATCTAAGTACTGTTTGACCCTCCAGCTTATCTGCTGGCTCCTTGAGTAGTGAGGATGCATGTGCAGATGCGAGGAAGGGCAGCAATcactgcaagtcaatgggggggaTTCTATTCTGCATTGCTTTGTAATGTACATTCAGTCTAACATGCTGGTTACTTTCTGCTGCAGGTCAGTCACAGGGGCCACCAACTCCACCAACCACCCCTAAAACAGATGTGCAGCCCGGCAAGCCAGACCTGAAGCGTGAAGGACGCACCCTGCAAGAGAGCGGCCGCCAGCCCCCTCATATTGATTTCCGGGACGTGGACATTGGAGAGCTGAGCAGCGAGGTGATCTCCAATATTGAGGCCTTTGATGTCAATGAATTCGACCAGTACCTGCCACCCAACGGCCACCCGGGAGTCGCCTCCACACAGGTGACCTACACCGGCAGTTACGGCATCACCAATACAAACAGTGCTACCACGGGCGCCGCCGGGCACACATGGATGTCCAAACAGCAGCAGCCGCAGCAGCCGCCCCAGCAGCCGCACACATTGTCGACTCTGAGCAGCGAGCAGAGCCAGTCCCAGCAGAGGACACACATCAAGACCGAGCAGCTTAGTCCAAGTCATTACAGCGACCAGCAGCAGCAACACTCTCCGCAGCAGCTCAGCTACAGCTCCTTCAACCTCAACCATTACGGCTCTTCCTACCCGACCATCACACGCTCACA
The sequence above is a segment of the Bufo gargarizans isolate SCDJY-AF-19 chromosome 6, ASM1485885v1, whole genome shotgun sequence genome. Coding sequences within it:
- the SOX9 gene encoding transcription factor SOX-9, which produces MNLLDPFMKMTEEQEKCLSGAPSPSMSEDSAGSPCPSGSGSDTENTRPQENTFPKGDPDMKKETEDEKFPVCIREAVSQVLKGYDWTLVPMPVRVNGSSKNKPHVKRPMNAFMVWAQAARRKLADQYPHLHNAELSKTLGKLWRLLNESEKRPFVEEAERLRIQHKKDHPDYKYQPRRRKSVKNGQAEQEDGSEQTHISPNAIFKALQADSPHSASSMSEVHSPGEHSGQSQGPPTPPTTPKTDVQPGKPDLKREGRTLQESGRQPPHIDFRDVDIGELSSEVISNIEAFDVNEFDQYLPPNGHPGVASTQVTYTGSYGITNTNSATTGAAGHTWMSKQQQPQQPPQQPHTLSTLSSEQSQSQQRTHIKTEQLSPSHYSDQQQQHSPQQLSYSSFNLNHYGSSYPTITRSQYDYTEHQGSNTYYSHAAGQSSNLYSTFSYMNPSQRPMYTPIADTTGVPSIPQTHSPQHWEQPVYTQLTRP